The following proteins come from a genomic window of Dioscorea cayenensis subsp. rotundata cultivar TDr96_F1 unplaced genomic scaffold, TDr96_F1_v2_PseudoChromosome.rev07_lg8_w22 25.fasta BLBR01000835.1, whole genome shotgun sequence:
- the LOC120255093 gene encoding protein indeterminate-domain 7-like isoform X2, which yields MITTTTAASMEASGAASSTQVLKRKRNLPGNPDAEVIALSPKTLMATNRFVCEICNKGFQRDQNLQLHRRGHNLPWKLKQRPTNKEVKKKVYICPEVSCIHHDPSRALGDLTGIKKHYSRKHGEKKWKCDKCSKKYAVQSDWKAHTKICGTREYRCDCGTLFSRRDSFITHRAFCDALAEESARSIPSSSSTAASASATHTHTSTSAANACQQVGFGNQVEYFHEYSYENNKHLGKAAGSGHLSATALLQKAAEMGAGSGRTQESTLMAGHTSCSGLSVAGFDGSFEGVFGERRRHHGLLIGGGGGGGGGGGGDHERGSMTRDFLGLRAPISHRDIFSFAAGFDPSCINSNSSTSSSYHEQPQ from the exons ATGATCACCACAACAACTGCTGCATCAATGGAAGCAAGTGGTGCTGCTTCATCAACTCAAGTTCTCAAAAGGAAGAGAAATCTCCCAGGAAACCCAG ATGCAGAAGTGATAGCACTATCACCAAAAACCCTCATGGCAACAAACAGGTTTGTGTGTGAGATATGCAACAAGGGATTCCAAAGAGACCAGAACCTGCAACTCCACAGAAGAGGTCACAACCTGCCATGGAAACTCAAGCAAAGACCAACAAACAaagaggtgaagaagaaggtgtACATATGCCCAGAAGTCTCTTGCATCCACCATGACCCATCTAGAGCTCTTGGAGATCTCACTGGGATTAAGAAACACTACAGCAGGAAACATGGTGAGAAGAAGTGGAAATGTGACAAGTGCTCCAAAAAATATGCTGTTCAATCTGATTGGAAAGCTCACACAAAGATTTGTGGCACAAGAGAGTATAGATGTGATTGTGGGACTTTGTTCTCAAGAAGAGATAGTTTCATAACTCACAGAGCCTTTTGTGATGCATTGGCTGAAGAGAGTGCAAGATCAataccatcttcttcttctactgctgcTTCTGCTTCTGCTACTCATACTCATACTAGTACTAGTGCTGCAAATGCTTGCCAACAAGTTGGTTTTGGTAACCAAGTGGAGTATTTTCATGAGTATTCATATGAGAATAATAAGCACTTGGGAAAAGCTGCAGGTTCTGGGCATTTGTCAGCTACTGCATTGCTGCAAAAAGCTGCAGAAATGGGGGCAGGCAGTGGGAGGACACAAGAAAGTACTTTGATGGCTGGTCATACATCTTGCAGTGGTTTGTCTGTTGCAGGGTTTGATGgatcatttgagggagtttttggAGAAAGGAGAAGGCATCATGGACTTCtaattggtggtggtggtggtggtggtggtggtggaggagggGATCATGAAAGAGGTAGTATGACTAGAGATTTCTTGGGACTTAGAGCTCCCATTTCTCATAGAGATATTTTTAGCTTTGCTGCAGGGTTTGATCCTTCTTGCATCAACTCCaactcttctacttcttcttcttatcatgAACAACCACAGTGA
- the LOC120255093 gene encoding protein indeterminate-domain 7-like isoform X1: MITTTTAASMEASGAASSTQVLKRKRNLPGNPDPDAEVIALSPKTLMATNRFVCEICNKGFQRDQNLQLHRRGHNLPWKLKQRPTNKEVKKKVYICPEVSCIHHDPSRALGDLTGIKKHYSRKHGEKKWKCDKCSKKYAVQSDWKAHTKICGTREYRCDCGTLFSRRDSFITHRAFCDALAEESARSIPSSSSTAASASATHTHTSTSAANACQQVGFGNQVEYFHEYSYENNKHLGKAAGSGHLSATALLQKAAEMGAGSGRTQESTLMAGHTSCSGLSVAGFDGSFEGVFGERRRHHGLLIGGGGGGGGGGGGDHERGSMTRDFLGLRAPISHRDIFSFAAGFDPSCINSNSSTSSSYHEQPQ, encoded by the exons ATGATCACCACAACAACTGCTGCATCAATGGAAGCAAGTGGTGCTGCTTCATCAACTCAAGTTCTCAAAAGGAAGAGAAATCTCCCAGGAAACCCAG ACCCAGATGCAGAAGTGATAGCACTATCACCAAAAACCCTCATGGCAACAAACAGGTTTGTGTGTGAGATATGCAACAAGGGATTCCAAAGAGACCAGAACCTGCAACTCCACAGAAGAGGTCACAACCTGCCATGGAAACTCAAGCAAAGACCAACAAACAaagaggtgaagaagaaggtgtACATATGCCCAGAAGTCTCTTGCATCCACCATGACCCATCTAGAGCTCTTGGAGATCTCACTGGGATTAAGAAACACTACAGCAGGAAACATGGTGAGAAGAAGTGGAAATGTGACAAGTGCTCCAAAAAATATGCTGTTCAATCTGATTGGAAAGCTCACACAAAGATTTGTGGCACAAGAGAGTATAGATGTGATTGTGGGACTTTGTTCTCAAGAAGAGATAGTTTCATAACTCACAGAGCCTTTTGTGATGCATTGGCTGAAGAGAGTGCAAGATCAataccatcttcttcttctactgctgcTTCTGCTTCTGCTACTCATACTCATACTAGTACTAGTGCTGCAAATGCTTGCCAACAAGTTGGTTTTGGTAACCAAGTGGAGTATTTTCATGAGTATTCATATGAGAATAATAAGCACTTGGGAAAAGCTGCAGGTTCTGGGCATTTGTCAGCTACTGCATTGCTGCAAAAAGCTGCAGAAATGGGGGCAGGCAGTGGGAGGACACAAGAAAGTACTTTGATGGCTGGTCATACATCTTGCAGTGGTTTGTCTGTTGCAGGGTTTGATGgatcatttgagggagtttttggAGAAAGGAGAAGGCATCATGGACTTCtaattggtggtggtggtggtggtggtggtggtggaggagggGATCATGAAAGAGGTAGTATGACTAGAGATTTCTTGGGACTTAGAGCTCCCATTTCTCATAGAGATATTTTTAGCTTTGCTGCAGGGTTTGATCCTTCTTGCATCAACTCCaactcttctacttcttcttcttatcatgAACAACCACAGTGA